The following proteins come from a genomic window of Leptolyngbyaceae cyanobacterium:
- a CDS encoding HAMP domain-containing sensor histidine kinase produces MLPQAKKPIATRLLAIWQKLNPASNSADYKAWRQGFLRERLQLSLWVALICLLTFIIRDIYNAAFPLKEFQDVPVELKNIWIQIDLTITLLLVTCLLLQKTVFGHRYPEVIFLGLSWSITIVPQIIATLRGSPLPDLLAWSMVFLVQATLIPVRWRLHLASQLGVLVYYIGVNLALGLTTIKGQSIYNVTLFLYVFWFCFVCDLAVYLYENLQKAEFASRRELRAFLHAVSHDLRNPVTGTAMVLKNLLNEGNEKITVSRYILERMLQGSDRQLNLINSLLEAHSSEVQGILLHCQPLQLSSLVDAVYSDLEPILMKNQINFTSSISKDLPLVNGDSTQLWRVFSNLITNAVNHNPPGINLTVDASVQGKMICCRVTDNGAGMTREQCRRIFELYARGDRSRYVPGLGLGLYLCKQIVMAHGGQIKVDSNLDAGTTFSFTLPIFSEG; encoded by the coding sequence ATGTTACCCCAGGCTAAAAAGCCGATCGCAACTAGACTGCTAGCCATCTGGCAAAAACTGAACCCTGCTTCAAACTCAGCAGACTACAAGGCGTGGAGGCAAGGATTTTTGCGGGAACGTTTGCAGCTAAGTTTATGGGTAGCATTGATTTGCTTGTTAACTTTTATCATTCGGGATATTTACAATGCAGCTTTTCCGCTTAAGGAATTTCAAGATGTTCCTGTAGAATTAAAAAATATTTGGATTCAAATAGATTTAACCATCACATTATTGTTAGTTACTTGCTTACTTTTGCAGAAAACTGTATTTGGGCATCGTTATCCGGAAGTAATTTTTTTAGGCTTATCTTGGTCAATTACGATCGTACCGCAAATTATCGCCACGCTACGAGGTTCGCCGTTACCCGATCTTTTGGCTTGGAGTATGGTTTTCTTGGTGCAAGCAACCTTAATTCCAGTGCGTTGGCGGCTGCATTTAGCATCCCAATTGGGGGTACTAGTTTACTATATTGGCGTAAATTTAGCACTTGGTTTAACGACCATAAAAGGACAGTCAATTTACAACGTGACGCTTTTTTTGTATGTATTTTGGTTTTGTTTCGTCTGCGATTTAGCCGTTTACTTATACGAAAATCTACAAAAAGCTGAATTTGCATCTCGTCGCGAATTGAGAGCCTTTTTACACGCGGTTTCTCACGATTTGCGGAATCCGGTAACGGGAACTGCAATGGTATTAAAAAATTTATTAAATGAAGGAAATGAAAAGATTACTGTCAGTCGTTATATTTTAGAACGAATGCTGCAAGGCAGCGATCGCCAACTCAATTTAATCAATTCTTTGCTAGAAGCACACAGCAGCGAAGTGCAGGGAATTTTACTACATTGCCAGCCGCTACAACTTAGTAGTTTGGTGGATGCAGTTTACTCTGATTTAGAACCGATTTTAATGAAAAATCAGATTAATTTTACTAGTTCGATAAGCAAGGATTTACCTTTAGTAAATGGCGATTCAACTCAACTGTGGCGGGTATTTAGCAATTTAATTACCAATGCGGTAAATCACAATCCTCCTGGTATCAATTTAACAGTTGACGCTTCCGTACAAGGCAAGATGATTTGCTGTCGGGTGACAGATAATGGTGCGGGGATGACTAGAGAGCAATGTCGCCGAATTTTTGAATTGTATGCCAGAGGCGATCGCTCTCGTTACGTACCCGGTCTTGGTTTGGGATTATACCTTTGTAAGCAGATCGTGATGGCTCACGGCGGACAAATAAAAGTTGATAGTAATTTGGATGCGGGAACTACGTTTTCCTTTACTTTACCGATTTTTTCTGAAGGATGA